The genomic region GAGCAAAGCGAGGCCAAGCGCGTCGCAACTCGACTCGAGAATGATCCTGTTGATGTCTGCGCCGCCCGACGCCACATCGCTCATCACGCTGTCCTCATTTCGCCGTCTGCATTTCCTTGAACCGGATGCAGCAATCTTAAGTTTCACAGCGGCCCTTGCGTGTCTGAAAAGACCCGCGGCGCCGGCGCGGCGGTTTCATTCCGGGACATGCTGGCTGGCCTCGGAAGGCCTCTCTTCGGGCGGAATGCGTGACGGCGTCCAGCAACGCCGCAGAGCTCCAAAGACAAAACCCGTGCTCATTCAGGTTGTTGTGGAAAATCGCAGCAGAACGTTAAGGGGGAATTAAATCACGGTCTCATTTTTCCGGGGGCCCATCGCCGCAGGACCGCTTTCTCCGTGGCAGATCAACCGCAGACACCCCCTTTCCCTCGCGCGGCGAATCCGGGAAAATGAGTCATGATCATCAAGCAACTCTCAGAAACGCTCATTAACCAGATTGCCGCCGGTGAGGTCATCGAGCGGCCCGCCAGTGCTGCCAAGGAACTGATCGAAAATGCGCTCGACGCGGGCGCGACAAGGATCGAGATTGCGACCGCCGGAGGTGGCAAGACGCTGCTCAGGGTGACGGACAACGGCAGCGGCATGTCGCCCGCCGATCTCGCCCTGGCGGTACAGCGCCATTGCACCTCCAAGATCAGCAACAGCCTCACCGATATCCGCACCCTTGGCTTTCGCGGCGAGGCCCTGCCTTCGATCGGATCGGTCGCGCGCCTTTCGATCACGACGCGAACGATCGGCGCCAATGAGGGCGCGGCGATCGCAATCGCAGGCGGGAAGACCGAAGCCGTGCGTCCGTCACCTGCCAATGTCGGCACCGTTGTCGAGGTGCGCGATCTCTTCTTCGCGACCCCCGCGCGGCTGAAATTCATGAAATCGGAAAAGGCCGAGGCTGCCGCGATTTCCGAAGTCGTCCGTCGCATGGCGATCGCCTTCCCCAAAGTGCGCTTCGTGCTCTCGGGCTCCGACCGCTCGACCCTGGAGTTTCCGGCCACCGGCGAAGACCGGCTGGCGCGAATGGCGCAAGTGCTCGGCAAGGATTTCCGCGACAATGCGATTGAAATCGACGCCGAACGGGAGGACGCCCGGCTTACTGGCTTTGCCGGCGTGCCGACCTTCAATCGCGGCAACTCGCTTCAACAATATGTCTTCGTCAACGGCCGCCCCGTGCAGGACAAGCTCATTCTGTCTGCCATCCGCGCCGCCTATGCCGAGACCATCCCGCACGGGCGCTACCCGGTTGCCGTCCTGTCGATCGAACTCGACCCGGCACTCGTCGATGTCAATGTCCATCCGGCGAAGTCGGACGTCCGGTTTCGCGATCCGGGCCTGATCCGGGGACTGCTCATCGGCGCGATCCGCGAGGCGCTCGCGCGCGACGGAGACCGCGCGGCGACAACCGGGGCCAGCGGGATGATGCGCGCTTTCAGGCCGGAGATGCAGAGGCCGCCGCAACCCTGGACGCCTGCGGCCTCGCCCTATCGGCCGATGCATTTCGACCAGACTGCGAACGGCTTCGCAGAGACAACGCAGCGTGCCTTTGCGGAATTCTCACAGCCTTCGGCACGCTCGGCAGTTCCACCCGAAGAACCGCGCGTTTCTGACGTAACTGCTCCATCCTTTCCGCTTGGCGCTGCGCGTGCGCAGCTCCACGAGAACTACATCGTCGCGCAGACGGACGATGGCCTCGTCATCGTCGACCAGCACGCCGCGCACGAACGCCTCGTCTTCGAGACGATGCGGTCGGCGCTGCATTCCCGCCCAGTGCCGGCGCAGACCCTGCTCATCCCAGAGATCGTCGATCTTCCCGAGGACGACTGCGACCGGCTGATGGCGCATGCGGAGGAATTCGCCCGCCTCGGCCTCGCGATCGAACGCTTCGGGCCGGGGGCGATCGCCGTGCGCGAGACACCGGCAATGCTTGGCGAAATGGATGCTGCCGGCCTGGTGCGCCACCTCGCCGACGAGCTTGCGGAATGGGATACGGCGAACGGCCTTGCGGGGCGGCTTGAATATCTCGCCGCGACAATGGCTTGCCACGGCTCGGTCCGCTCGGGCCGCCGGATGCGGACGGAGGAGATGAACGCACTGCTTCGCCAGATGGAAGCGACACCTGGCTCGGGCCAGTGCAATCATGGCCGGCCAACCTATATCGAGCTGAAGCTCTCGGATATCGAACGGCTCTTCGGTCGCAGCTGACGAGCGATCGACTTTCCGCCAGCGACCTTTGCGCGTCTGATAAGACGCGCGGCGCTGTAGTGTCTTTGCCGACACTGGAGTTTTGCCGGGCACTGGGATAGACCAAGAAAGCAATCGAATTCAAAAGGCAGACACAGGCAATGATGAACCGCTTTGAAGGAAGTTCCTCGCGCGAGGCGAAGATCCGCTATCTCGATGGCGACTTCCAGATCGTGCTTGCCGGATCACATGTCGTCTGTGCCATGACAGGCAAAGCGATCCCCGTGGACGAATTGCGCTACTGGAGCGTCGCCCGGCAGGAGCCCTATGTCGACGCCGCCGCCTCCCTCGAAGCGGAAAAGCGCGCCGGTGCGCTTCCCAACCAGCGGCGTTGAATTCGTTAACGACCCCGTCGCAGCGTGACTGCTTTGGCCTCCCGCAGCTTACGCGCCCGCGCGGCGGCAAGCGTCCGGTCGATGATTTTGCCGGGCACCGACGGATCGTCGAAGCGCACGTCGATTTCGATCACCTTGCTCTTGGCCGCCAGTTCTCCTGCCCGGCCATGTCCGGGTTCGAGGCGGACCATGTCCTTCGATGTGGTGACCAGCGTATAGCCCTGGCTCGCGGCGCGATCGAGCAGGTCGGTAATTTCATCGTCGGAGAAGTGGTGATGATCGGGAAAGCTCCGCGTCTCCTCGATGATCGCACCCGTCTCGCGCACGGTCCGGAAAAACTTCTCCGGATCGGCGATACCGGCCCAGGCAAGAACCTTGACACCTGTGAGCTGACCGTCGTCGATCCGGATGGTTTCCGCGGCGTAGACGGGCTTGCCCGCCCGTGCGGCCCGGCGGACCAGAGGGTCGGCCGCTGATCCGCTGCCGATCTTGAGGAGCGCTGTGGCGTGGCGAAGCTGGTCGCCGATTGGTGCGCGAACCGGTCCCGAGGGGACTAGGTGACCATTGCCGATGCCTCGCCCGGAATCGACCACAAGCAAGGCGAAGTCGAACGCAAGCCGCGCGCTCTGGAAGCCGTCGTCCATGATGATGATGTCCGCGCCTTCGGCAGCGAGTTTGCGTGCACCCTCGACACGGCGGCGGCAGACGACGGTCAAGGCTTCGCGGGCGAGCAACAGCGGCTCGTCGCCGACGTCGCGGGCACGGTGGTGATGCGGATCGACGATCGTTGTGACGTCCAGCGAGCCGCCATAGCCGCGGCTCAAGAAGCCCGGCTTCAGCCCCTTCGCCTTGGCGGCGCGTGCAAGCGCGATAGCGGTCGGCGTCTTTCCGGCTCCACCGACTGTGAAGTTGCCGACGCAGATGAGCGGCACCGGCGCCGATGCGCGGCGGGCTCGATCCATGCGCATTCCGGCGATGCGGCCGTAAACCCAGGAAAACGGCCAAAGCGCATAGGCGCGCCAATCGGCCTTGGTCCACCAGAACGGTGGCGCTTCTGAAACCATCCTGCCTAATCTGCCTCCACGACCTGCCTGCCCCCAAACCGGCCAGGAACGCTGCCCCTACAGCGCCGCGCGTCCAAAAGGCGCGCAAAGGTCGCTGTAGCACTTTGAATTGCTGCCTGTTTAATCCTCAAATCGGCTTCGACATAAGGA from Sinorhizobium garamanticum harbors:
- the mutL gene encoding DNA mismatch repair endonuclease MutL translates to MIIKQLSETLINQIAAGEVIERPASAAKELIENALDAGATRIEIATAGGGKTLLRVTDNGSGMSPADLALAVQRHCTSKISNSLTDIRTLGFRGEALPSIGSVARLSITTRTIGANEGAAIAIAGGKTEAVRPSPANVGTVVEVRDLFFATPARLKFMKSEKAEAAAISEVVRRMAIAFPKVRFVLSGSDRSTLEFPATGEDRLARMAQVLGKDFRDNAIEIDAEREDARLTGFAGVPTFNRGNSLQQYVFVNGRPVQDKLILSAIRAAYAETIPHGRYPVAVLSIELDPALVDVNVHPAKSDVRFRDPGLIRGLLIGAIREALARDGDRAATTGASGMMRAFRPEMQRPPQPWTPAASPYRPMHFDQTANGFAETTQRAFAEFSQPSARSAVPPEEPRVSDVTAPSFPLGAARAQLHENYIVAQTDDGLVIVDQHAAHERLVFETMRSALHSRPVPAQTLLIPEIVDLPEDDCDRLMAHAEEFARLGLAIERFGPGAIAVRETPAMLGEMDAAGLVRHLADELAEWDTANGLAGRLEYLAATMACHGSVRSGRRMRTEEMNALLRQMEATPGSGQCNHGRPTYIELKLSDIERLFGRS
- a CDS encoding DUF2093 domain-containing protein, with protein sequence MMNRFEGSSSREAKIRYLDGDFQIVLAGSHVVCAMTGKAIPVDELRYWSVARQEPYVDAAASLEAEKRAGALPNQRR
- the lpxK gene encoding tetraacyldisaccharide 4'-kinase — its product is MVSEAPPFWWTKADWRAYALWPFSWVYGRIAGMRMDRARRASAPVPLICVGNFTVGGAGKTPTAIALARAAKAKGLKPGFLSRGYGGSLDVTTIVDPHHHRARDVGDEPLLLAREALTVVCRRRVEGARKLAAEGADIIIMDDGFQSARLAFDFALLVVDSGRGIGNGHLVPSGPVRAPIGDQLRHATALLKIGSGSAADPLVRRAARAGKPVYAAETIRIDDGQLTGVKVLAWAGIADPEKFFRTVRETGAIIEETRSFPDHHHFSDDEITDLLDRAASQGYTLVTTSKDMVRLEPGHGRAGELAAKSKVIEIDVRFDDPSVPGKIIDRTLAAARARKLREAKAVTLRRGR